A stretch of the Acidilobus sp. 7A genome encodes the following:
- the alaS gene encoding alanine--tRNA ligase — MPLQASPDEYRLQFFKENSYQRKRCSVGGDFFWTLNSGFDTCQDVPDTDYWFDKIPSVPGLTVSEARRKFINFFARHGHTPVPPRPVVARWREDLYLTIASIVDFQPHVTSGLVPPPANPLVISQPCIRLEDIDNVGLTIGRHLTTFEMAAHHAFNYPDKWVYWKDETVRYAYEFFTKELGIPGDLIVFKESWWEGGGNAGPSFEVTVGGLELATLVFMQYRVENDNYVELPLKIVDTGYGVERMAWFTQKTPTAFHAIYGQLLDKVRSELGLPRPPDEYLWAAFRAAAKFNPDVEGSLDNFYSQVARITGANIGDVRGVLEREARLYSVIDHAKTIAMMLGDGVVPSNSGEGYLARLVIRRALRQLRQLNESYSLTNIVNMQVDMWASDFPQLKESRNYIVEAVTLEEEKYRDLLRRGEKLIVKELSQGADTETLIRLYDSYGVPPELIAEAAAKRGLAVSVPRNFYSLVAARHRAPAKVRSVEEKASLPEDVVEWARKFRPTVLLFHSDPYARAFTARLLGVRGPYFVLDATLFYATGGGQLHDIGTVEICGESYKVVDVQKVGNVIVHKADRDVSATECGDAKGEIDWVRRFRLMRHHTATHIILGAARRVLGSHVWQAGAEKTPEKGRLDITHHKPLTRDEIRKIEELANRVVDERRPITQTYMDRNEAEAKYGFVLYEGGVPMEPKIRVVDIQDWDVEACFGTHVANTSDVGGIKIVNVEKIQDGVVRLEYVAGTRVPEEMSSLEDRLSKISEEIGSGGSDELSKVKELKEELQRLEDTVKAYRSIWLSLAKNNLTSSSVGGVHVAVIEYPEPDVKSAREALKELTQEFTNSIVTIAVKQDKGYTYELGIGREAAKLVDAKDLIAAVGSQLNVSGGGRGTYGSFYSSESPEKIDEAMRKIINDIRSKTSKQP, encoded by the coding sequence ATGCCGCTTCAGGCGAGCCCAGACGAGTACAGGTTGCAGTTCTTCAAAGAGAACAGCTACCAGAGGAAGCGCTGCTCGGTTGGTGGCGACTTCTTCTGGACGCTTAACAGCGGCTTTGACACATGCCAGGACGTCCCGGACACTGACTACTGGTTTGATAAGATACCATCGGTCCCAGGCCTAACCGTGAGCGAGGCCAGGAGGAAGTTTATTAACTTCTTTGCAAGGCATGGCCACACGCCAGTTCCTCCCAGGCCTGTTGTTGCTAGGTGGCGCGAGGACCTTTACCTCACTATAGCTAGCATAGTTGACTTCCAGCCTCACGTGACGAGCGGACTCGTCCCTCCGCCAGCTAACCCGCTAGTAATAAGCCAGCCATGCATAAGGCTTGAGGACATAGATAACGTCGGACTGACCATAGGAAGGCACCTAACGACCTTTGAGATGGCAGCTCACCACGCATTCAACTACCCCGACAAGTGGGTCTACTGGAAGGACGAGACCGTCAGGTATGCGTATGAGTTCTTCACAAAGGAGCTCGGCATACCAGGCGACCTCATAGTATTTAAGGAGTCGTGGTGGGAAGGAGGAGGCAACGCGGGCCCCTCATTTGAGGTAACTGTTGGGGGCCTCGAGCTGGCAACACTTGTGTTCATGCAGTATAGAGTTGAGAACGACAATTACGTGGAGCTCCCGCTGAAGATAGTTGATACAGGCTACGGCGTTGAACGCATGGCCTGGTTTACCCAGAAGACTCCAACAGCGTTTCATGCAATCTACGGCCAGCTTCTTGACAAGGTCAGGTCTGAGCTGGGCCTGCCGAGGCCTCCAGACGAGTACCTCTGGGCGGCCTTCAGGGCTGCAGCCAAGTTCAACCCAGATGTCGAAGGGAGCCTTGACAACTTCTACAGCCAGGTGGCCAGGATAACGGGCGCCAACATTGGCGACGTAAGGGGCGTGCTCGAGCGTGAGGCGAGGCTCTACAGCGTCATAGATCACGCTAAGACCATTGCAATGATGCTCGGAGATGGTGTAGTTCCCAGCAACTCCGGCGAGGGCTACCTGGCCAGGCTGGTCATAAGGAGGGCCCTCAGACAGCTCAGGCAGCTTAACGAGAGCTACAGCCTTACCAACATAGTTAACATGCAGGTTGACATGTGGGCCTCTGACTTCCCACAGCTAAAGGAGAGCAGGAACTACATAGTTGAAGCCGTGACCCTTGAGGAGGAAAAGTACAGAGATCTCCTCAGGAGAGGGGAGAAGCTCATTGTAAAAGAGCTCTCCCAGGGGGCTGACACCGAGACCCTGATAAGGCTTTACGACAGCTACGGGGTCCCGCCTGAGCTGATCGCCGAGGCAGCGGCCAAGAGGGGCCTTGCGGTCAGCGTGCCGCGCAACTTCTACTCCCTTGTAGCCGCTAGGCACAGGGCGCCAGCGAAGGTGCGCTCCGTGGAGGAGAAGGCCTCGCTGCCAGAGGACGTCGTGGAGTGGGCCCGTAAGTTTAGGCCGACGGTCCTGCTCTTCCACTCCGACCCCTACGCCAGGGCTTTCACAGCCAGGCTCCTCGGAGTCAGAGGGCCTTACTTCGTGCTTGACGCAACCCTCTTCTACGCAACTGGAGGAGGCCAGCTTCATGACATTGGAACCGTTGAGATCTGTGGGGAGAGCTACAAGGTAGTTGACGTGCAGAAGGTTGGCAACGTCATAGTGCATAAGGCCGACAGGGACGTCTCTGCCACAGAGTGTGGCGATGCTAAAGGCGAGATAGACTGGGTGCGCAGGTTCAGGCTGATGAGGCACCACACAGCTACCCACATAATACTAGGCGCCGCCAGAAGAGTGTTGGGCAGCCACGTATGGCAGGCCGGCGCTGAAAAGACCCCAGAGAAGGGCAGGCTTGACATAACTCACCACAAGCCCCTCACGAGAGATGAAATTAGGAAGATAGAGGAGCTCGCCAACAGGGTCGTAGATGAGCGTAGACCCATAACCCAGACCTACATGGACCGCAATGAGGCTGAAGCCAAGTACGGCTTCGTGCTCTATGAGGGCGGCGTCCCAATGGAGCCTAAGATCAGGGTCGTCGATATACAGGACTGGGACGTAGAGGCGTGTTTCGGAACTCATGTAGCCAACACAAGCGACGTGGGGGGGATCAAGATAGTTAATGTTGAGAAGATACAGGACGGCGTAGTTAGGCTTGAGTATGTGGCTGGAACGAGGGTACCTGAGGAGATGAGCTCGCTTGAGGACAGGCTCTCAAAGATATCTGAAGAAATAGGCTCAGGGGGCAGCGATGAGCTAAGCAAGGTGAAGGAGCTAAAGGAGGAGCTCCAGAGGCTTGAGGATACCGTTAAGGCTTACCGCAGCATCTGGCTAAGCTTGGCCAAGAACAACTTAACCTCCAGCTCGGTTGGTGGCGTTCACGTGGCCGTTATAGAGTACCCAGAGCCTGACGTCAAGTCCGCCAGGGAGGCACTTAAGGAACTGACGCAGGAGTTCACGAACTCCATAGTTACAATCGCCGTGAAGCAGGACAAGGGCTACACCTACGAGCTCGGCATAGGAAGGGAGGCCGCAAAGCTAGTAGACGCCAAGGACTTAATAGCTGCCGTGGGGTCGCAGCTCAACGTTAGTGGGGGCGGAAGGGGCACCTACGGGAGCTTCTACTCTTCTGAGAGCCCAGAAAAGATTGACGAAGCCATGAGGAAGATAATTAACGACATCAGATCCAAGACATCTAAACAACCTTAA
- a CDS encoding 50S ribosomal protein L11 has translation MPQEKTISIQIEGGSAKPGPPLGPTLSSLGLNVKQVIDEINEKTKDFKGMTVPVKITVDMSTKSYRIEVGIPTVTALLLKEAGAEAPSGDPAHKKIGDVSLESIVKVAIMIKPKITAKTLKLAVKSVLGTAKSIGLTVDGKDPKDLIKDVDSGAFDDLLNKHEKEWESK, from the coding sequence GTGCCCCAGGAGAAGACCATAAGTATCCAGATAGAGGGAGGTAGTGCTAAGCCTGGCCCGCCCCTTGGCCCAACGCTCTCGTCATTAGGCCTTAATGTGAAGCAGGTGATAGATGAAATTAACGAGAAGACCAAGGACTTCAAGGGCATGACTGTGCCAGTAAAGATCACAGTTGACATGAGTACGAAGAGCTACAGGATAGAGGTGGGAATACCAACAGTCACTGCCCTCCTGCTTAAGGAGGCAGGAGCTGAAGCGCCCAGTGGCGACCCTGCTCACAAGAAGATAGGCGACGTAAGCCTTGAGTCAATAGTTAAGGTGGCAATAATGATAAAGCCGAAGATCACTGCCAAGACCTTAAAGTTAGCAGTTAAAAGCGTCCTAGGCACCGCCAAGAGCATAGGCCTTACAGTAGATGGCAAGGATCCAAAGGACCTAATAAAGGACGTGGACTCAGGAGCCTTTGACGATCTGCTGAACAAGCATGAAAAGGAGTGGGAGTCCAAATAA
- a CDS encoding aldehyde ferredoxin oxidoreductase N-terminal domain-containing protein has protein sequence MEFKVLHIDATRHSYYIEKVNDPELLGVVDLGVQTHINMESYKADPLDPTNPLVLGIGPFAGGAVVGSHRIVAVFKSPVSKGLHVSEMGGAAYSFFRTGLDAIIITGKSESPLIISVIGDPNGNQSISFSEVSAEELNKIYAGYGGLAGSKALTKFVVDANRETLVKNHGRVAVVGPGAFKTLFAGIFSYVLDDKGNITEVSDSASRGGGGTVMAQAHNVVAIAFGGTYKRPNPNLSNIQALNKLTQEAYKKPFSQALLDKTTKYRFDPATKTGGTFGENYPHYKDLVPMLNYNSVYLSRGLRLELHGKIMDNFWRPFQDEVFDGGKLTAASKNCGEPCPVVCKKIFRGVKVDYEPAHGVGPDSGIFDIKKSAELVELVDELGLDAIEAGHFIGWIFDLIDKGLLEPEDVGLSGRPIMDPKLQGPEASAVNAELARQLLLNLVSDNPPKVLKIVGSMGLRAAAKELDKVYSDRVARSGRKFEDLLVYAAFGKDGYFTPNFYWSPGVLAPLYVLGKYWTDYSPAFRDPEDYSVAALRRAVMELLVANAGFCRFHRGWAEEILGGLYRDIVGVNVDLYKHGLSTYRKIAEYQVKSGAAPEPWESKKVMDIIASLAAETGVHAWEDAMYNEQKMMDWWKRFYDRLNKELNSLS, from the coding sequence ATGGAATTCAAGGTGCTTCACATAGACGCAACGCGTCACTCCTACTATATTGAGAAAGTTAATGACCCCGAGCTGCTGGGGGTGGTAGACCTTGGGGTTCAGACGCACATCAACATGGAGAGCTACAAGGCGGACCCGCTAGATCCAACGAATCCGCTGGTCCTTGGAATTGGACCTTTCGCTGGCGGGGCTGTAGTGGGTAGTCACAGGATAGTCGCTGTTTTCAAGAGTCCTGTGAGCAAAGGCCTTCACGTAAGCGAGATGGGAGGGGCCGCCTACTCATTCTTCAGGACAGGCCTTGACGCTATTATAATAACAGGTAAGAGCGAGAGCCCCTTAATCATTTCAGTAATAGGCGACCCTAATGGGAACCAATCTATCAGCTTCTCAGAGGTATCAGCGGAGGAGCTGAACAAGATATATGCAGGGTACGGCGGGCTCGCCGGAAGCAAGGCCCTGACTAAGTTCGTAGTAGATGCTAACAGGGAGACCCTGGTTAAGAACCATGGGCGTGTGGCCGTAGTAGGACCTGGTGCCTTCAAGACGCTCTTCGCTGGCATCTTCAGCTACGTACTTGATGACAAAGGCAACATAACCGAGGTCTCAGACTCAGCTTCAAGGGGAGGCGGAGGTACTGTCATGGCTCAGGCTCACAACGTCGTTGCAATAGCCTTCGGGGGGACCTACAAGAGACCAAATCCAAATCTCTCGAACATACAAGCTCTCAACAAGCTCACGCAGGAGGCCTACAAGAAGCCCTTCTCCCAGGCGCTGCTCGACAAGACCACCAAGTACAGGTTTGACCCAGCCACCAAGACCGGCGGGACGTTCGGCGAGAACTACCCGCACTATAAGGACCTGGTTCCCATGCTCAACTATAACAGTGTCTATCTGAGCCGCGGCCTTAGGCTTGAGCTTCATGGCAAGATTATGGATAACTTCTGGCGTCCCTTCCAGGACGAGGTATTTGACGGCGGAAAGCTTACTGCCGCCTCAAAGAACTGCGGCGAGCCGTGCCCCGTGGTCTGCAAGAAGATATTCAGAGGTGTTAAGGTGGACTATGAGCCTGCTCATGGAGTTGGCCCGGACAGTGGTATATTTGATATTAAGAAGAGCGCAGAGCTGGTTGAGCTGGTTGACGAGCTGGGCCTCGACGCTATAGAGGCAGGTCACTTCATTGGATGGATTTTTGACCTCATAGACAAGGGCCTCCTCGAGCCGGAGGACGTCGGGCTTAGCGGAAGACCTATAATGGATCCAAAGCTTCAGGGTCCGGAGGCTAGTGCAGTTAACGCTGAGCTCGCTAGACAGCTTCTGCTAAACTTAGTCAGCGACAACCCTCCAAAGGTGCTGAAGATTGTAGGGTCTATGGGTCTGAGGGCGGCGGCCAAGGAGCTTGACAAAGTTTACAGTGACCGCGTCGCCCGGTCTGGGAGGAAGTTCGAGGATCTTCTCGTTTATGCCGCGTTTGGCAAGGACGGCTACTTCACGCCCAACTTCTACTGGTCCCCTGGAGTCCTTGCACCGCTCTATGTGCTTGGGAAGTACTGGACTGATTACTCCCCAGCGTTCAGGGACCCTGAGGACTACAGCGTGGCAGCGCTCAGGCGTGCTGTTATGGAGCTCCTGGTAGCCAACGCTGGCTTCTGCAGGTTCCACAGGGGTTGGGCTGAGGAGATTCTCGGAGGGCTTTATAGGGACATAGTAGGTGTTAACGTAGATCTCTATAAGCACGGACTTTCTACGTATAGAAAGATAGCTGAGTACCAGGTGAAGTCAGGGGCCGCGCCAGAGCCCTGGGAGTCGAAGAAGGTCATGGATATCATAGCCTCGCTGGCAGCGGAGACAGGAGTTCACGCGTGGGAGGACGCCATGTATAACGAGCAGAAAATGATGGACTGGTGGAAGAGGTTCTATGACAGGCTTAATAAGGAGCTTAACAGCCTCTCATGA
- a CDS encoding NAD+ synthase, giving the protein MTIRKISLEDVVNIDYERAVNAITSFIKGFLEEVGIKGFVIGISGGVDSAAAYFAAVKAVGPDKVLALIMHDSTVTPKEDVDDAKQLIAVAGTRYNVIDIAPIIETYMSSIPVYEPTDLVPLGNLRARVRMSLLYYYANKFSYAVLGTGDRSEAFLGYFTKYGDGGVDLLPVAPLLKSQVRRLAMRLGVPEKVAFKPSSPRLWPGQTAEGELGVSYDQVDLVIHAIEDLKLTPSEAVEATGVSLNVIERMLSLHRATQHKRSLPPSPPLQEVVKYLG; this is encoded by the coding sequence TTGACTATAAGGAAGATCTCTCTTGAGGACGTAGTGAACATAGATTATGAACGCGCGGTTAACGCCATTACTAGCTTCATAAAGGGTTTCCTAGAGGAGGTGGGCATCAAAGGCTTTGTGATAGGGATAAGTGGTGGTGTGGACTCGGCGGCCGCGTACTTTGCGGCAGTGAAGGCGGTGGGCCCTGACAAGGTCCTCGCGCTGATAATGCACGACTCTACCGTGACCCCAAAAGAGGACGTGGACGACGCTAAGCAGCTCATAGCTGTCGCTGGAACTCGGTATAATGTCATTGACATAGCTCCCATAATTGAGACATACATGTCGTCCATACCAGTCTACGAGCCAACGGACTTAGTTCCGTTGGGCAACCTGAGGGCGAGAGTCAGGATGTCACTGCTATACTATTACGCCAATAAGTTCAGTTACGCTGTCCTTGGCACTGGGGACAGAAGCGAGGCCTTCCTGGGTTACTTCACTAAGTATGGTGATGGGGGAGTTGACCTTCTGCCAGTAGCGCCACTTCTTAAGAGCCAGGTAAGGAGGCTTGCGATGAGGCTTGGCGTTCCAGAGAAGGTGGCGTTCAAGCCGAGCAGCCCAAGGTTATGGCCAGGCCAGACGGCTGAGGGGGAGCTAGGAGTAAGCTACGACCAGGTGGACCTGGTTATACATGCTATTGAGGATCTGAAGCTTACGCCGTCAGAGGCTGTCGAGGCCACTGGCGTGAGCCTTAACGTGATAGAAAGGATGCTCAGCCTGCACAGGGCCACGCAGCATAAGAGGTCCCTGCCACCCTCGCCTCCGTTGCAGGAGGTCGTTAAGTACCTAGGCTAG
- a CDS encoding ABC transporter ATP-binding protein translates to MSRPAGVPLDNNGLAVYAVGVVKRFKKVAALQSVDLKVRVGEVHVIAGHNGAGKSTLFKIIVGLIRRDAGKVNVLGVDPSTPAMRNIIKQIGYVPEDASPYERLTGYEYLRFFARLYAERPEEVDDIVSRGVAISGLGDKELKRKAGEYSNGMKRRLLIARALMYRPSLVLLDEPTNGLDVFSAHDVRQLIKSLSRGGVTFIIATHNMAEAEYLADRVTFMAYGKSLFTGTPKEVMETFNGENLEDAFVKAVRSLEAGRG, encoded by the coding sequence TTGAGCCGCCCTGCAGGGGTTCCTCTGGACAATAATGGACTGGCGGTATATGCCGTCGGTGTCGTAAAGAGGTTTAAGAAAGTCGCGGCGCTTCAGAGCGTTGACCTTAAGGTTAGGGTCGGCGAGGTGCACGTAATAGCAGGGCACAACGGGGCCGGTAAGAGCACGCTGTTCAAGATAATAGTGGGCCTCATAAGGAGGGACGCTGGAAAGGTTAACGTGCTCGGCGTTGACCCATCAACGCCTGCCATGCGTAATATAATAAAGCAGATAGGCTACGTGCCTGAGGATGCCTCGCCATATGAAAGGCTCACAGGCTATGAGTATCTTAGGTTCTTTGCAAGGCTTTACGCAGAGAGACCCGAGGAAGTAGATGACATAGTGAGTCGTGGGGTTGCTATCTCGGGGCTCGGCGACAAGGAGCTGAAGAGGAAGGCCGGTGAGTACAGCAATGGAATGAAGAGAAGATTACTCATAGCCAGGGCCCTCATGTACAGGCCCAGCCTTGTCCTCCTAGATGAGCCCACCAACGGACTTGACGTCTTCTCTGCACATGACGTGCGCCAGCTAATAAAGTCCCTGTCACGCGGTGGCGTGACCTTCATAATAGCGACTCACAACATGGCAGAGGCGGAGTACTTGGCAGACAGGGTAACGTTTATGGCTTATGGAAAGTCCCTGTTCACAGGCACGCCAAAGGAGGTTATGGAGACGTTCAACGGCGAGAACTTAGAGGATGCCTTCGTTAAGGCGGTGAGATCGCTTGAGGCTGGACGAGGTTAG
- the rpl12p gene encoding 50S ribosomal protein P1, with the protein MAQEGKAYMHAALALYYAGAQINEDNLKKVIEALGLQVDDAKVKMLVAGLSQLNLEDVLKGAVAAVVAAPAAAPAAASAQAPAQQGGEQKEQKKEEKKEEGGEVDIGQGLAGLFGM; encoded by the coding sequence ATGGCTCAGGAAGGTAAGGCATATATGCACGCGGCCCTCGCGCTGTACTATGCAGGGGCTCAGATAAACGAGGATAATCTAAAGAAAGTCATTGAAGCGCTGGGCCTCCAGGTCGATGACGCCAAGGTAAAGATGCTAGTTGCCGGCCTCTCTCAGCTTAACCTAGAAGATGTGCTTAAAGGAGCCGTCGCTGCAGTAGTGGCAGCCCCAGCAGCCGCGCCTGCAGCGGCCTCAGCGCAGGCGCCCGCCCAGCAGGGAGGGGAGCAGAAGGAGCAGAAGAAAGAGGAGAAGAAGGAGGAGGGCGGCGAGGTCGACATCGGTCAGGGCCTGGCCGGCCTCTTCGGCATGTAA
- a CDS encoding prenyltransferase, with amino-acid sequence MNRLKRLLVGVRPWALPFYVITLVIGFVAFSGRVRSLALVVLAVAALGELLIHSATNVINDVYDFYHGIDDPSVSSMRYHMAYDKDIGPSGAHKVSLAMFLASIPLGVIVAVLGRPLAILLGLIGIAIGYFYTAPPLSLKYRGLGDVGVIAAGLLLSETGYYLASGSLSIKGLLVGVPISLLIDDVLLANNIRDISKDSSRGAKTVATMLGPKRASRLYFLFLALAYIIQAALAATSFLSLYSLASLLSVPLAFKINEKLKHDSSWLGIDVMTANLAMTFGLLEVVGLVVSFL; translated from the coding sequence GTGAACCGCCTCAAGAGGTTGCTCGTTGGAGTCAGGCCTTGGGCGCTACCATTTTATGTCATAACCCTCGTCATAGGCTTTGTGGCATTTAGTGGCAGGGTAAGGAGTTTAGCTTTAGTTGTCCTAGCGGTCGCTGCTCTTGGTGAACTCCTCATACACTCAGCAACGAACGTCATTAACGACGTCTACGACTTCTATCACGGCATTGACGACCCCTCCGTGTCATCAATGAGATATCATATGGCCTATGACAAGGACATAGGCCCCAGCGGGGCCCACAAAGTCTCACTAGCCATGTTCCTGGCGTCAATACCTCTAGGTGTCATAGTGGCGGTGCTCGGAAGGCCGCTTGCGATACTCTTAGGCTTAATCGGCATAGCTATAGGCTACTTTTACACTGCACCCCCTCTTTCATTAAAGTATAGAGGGCTGGGGGACGTTGGGGTGATAGCTGCTGGCCTACTGCTGTCGGAGACAGGGTACTATTTGGCAAGCGGCTCCCTATCAATTAAGGGCCTCCTCGTAGGGGTGCCTATATCACTTTTAATAGACGATGTACTTCTGGCAAACAACATAAGGGACATTAGCAAGGACAGCAGCAGAGGTGCAAAGACCGTGGCCACGATGTTAGGTCCTAAGAGGGCTTCCCGCCTTTACTTCCTATTCCTAGCCTTGGCTTATATAATACAGGCAGCGTTGGCCGCGACCAGCTTCCTATCGCTATATTCCTTAGCCTCGCTGCTCTCGGTGCCGCTGGCCTTTAAGATAAACGAGAAACTAAAACACGACAGCTCGTGGCTTGGCATAGACGTTATGACTGCTAACCTAGCTATGACATTTGGCCTGCTTGAAGTAGTGGGCCTAGTGGTCAGCTTCCTTTGA
- a CDS encoding 4-phosphopantoate--beta-alanine ligase codes for MEEIPRSHPRYWSLVTRQKLVDAMKEGIVVPQGLISHGRGEAFDYILGERTLDFALEAERVAVASLLLAKRPIVSVNGNYAALAADEIVELSNKLNIPIEVNVFHRTEERVRSIENFMRSHGAGRVYGADCKKTHIPGLESARGIVCEDGIYSADVVMVAIEDGDRTEALRRMGKVVIAIDLNPFSRTAQAASITVVDEAIRATKNMASLVDQLKGFGRSGLEAIVKGYRNSEVLKRAFSAMLKRLEEASSKGVIIDFGFPDEISL; via the coding sequence ATGGAGGAGATACCAAGGAGTCACCCTAGGTACTGGTCACTGGTGACTAGGCAAAAGCTCGTTGATGCGATGAAAGAGGGAATAGTTGTACCACAGGGACTCATATCACATGGGAGAGGTGAAGCATTTGACTATATACTGGGGGAGAGGACCCTCGACTTCGCGCTTGAAGCTGAGAGGGTAGCAGTAGCCTCCCTACTCTTAGCCAAGAGGCCAATAGTTTCTGTCAACGGTAATTATGCCGCTCTCGCAGCTGATGAGATCGTCGAGCTGTCCAACAAGCTGAACATACCTATTGAAGTTAACGTGTTTCACAGAACGGAGGAGAGGGTGAGGAGCATAGAGAACTTCATGAGAAGCCATGGGGCAGGGAGGGTTTACGGCGCCGACTGCAAGAAGACGCACATACCGGGGCTTGAGAGCGCCAGGGGGATAGTGTGCGAAGATGGTATTTACTCCGCTGATGTTGTTATGGTAGCTATAGAGGATGGAGATAGAACTGAGGCCTTAAGGCGCATGGGCAAGGTCGTTATAGCTATAGACCTCAACCCGTTTAGCAGGACAGCCCAAGCGGCCTCAATAACCGTAGTAGACGAGGCCATAAGGGCCACCAAGAATATGGCAAGCCTCGTTGATCAGCTAAAGGGATTTGGCAGGAGCGGCCTGGAAGCCATTGTAAAGGGTTACAGGAACTCTGAGGTCTTGAAGAGGGCTTTTAGCGCGATGCTGAAGAGGCTGGAGGAGGCCTCTTCAAAGGGAGTCATTATTGACTTTGGTTTCCCGGACGAGATCAGCCTCTAA
- a CDS encoding ABC transporter permease subunit, translating into MRLDEVRTILWKELLDIARDRRALALMIIVPLVGLPLLALLAGGLSSAQVTSVYIQVNDTKSMGIAKWLGENLVNQSEQQGLRVNVTISSRPPPQVYDIEVMFPQGFYSNLTSLDGVATLIVRVMVGSYAAQEVDNLIAGIVSGLSSQVVNSRVESLARLANVTISPQALLNPISITTGYILPSGQAASVQQVQLSFTVRLLQFSLFFVVNPAVVLVTDAFLGEKERKTLEVLLASPASGTSMLVGKLLSSAVMGLAIAIADSAGFIIYFLMLASSAGLKLTPSLLALNLADSAVLVLMTSSFIMPIVLRSPSARAAQASSYALLMVALGIYFSALFVNIGSLPAALRYAIMAIPFTEASLALSSYVLGQYALAVVDILIMLLFTTVFTLISVKVFNAEKLVTSR; encoded by the coding sequence TTGAGGCTGGACGAGGTTAGAACCATTCTGTGGAAGGAGCTCCTCGACATAGCCAGGGACCGCAGAGCTCTCGCGCTTATGATAATTGTGCCGCTCGTCGGGCTTCCCCTGCTGGCCCTGCTCGCAGGTGGTCTCAGCTCCGCACAGGTAACTTCTGTCTACATACAGGTTAATGACACAAAGTCCATGGGTATCGCTAAGTGGCTAGGTGAGAACCTTGTTAACCAGTCGGAGCAGCAGGGGCTCAGGGTCAACGTTACTATATCGTCAAGGCCACCGCCACAGGTATACGATATAGAGGTGATGTTTCCCCAGGGCTTCTACTCTAACTTAACATCGCTTGACGGTGTCGCAACCCTGATAGTCAGGGTTATGGTTGGCAGCTACGCGGCCCAGGAGGTCGATAACTTAATCGCCGGCATAGTCTCGGGTCTCAGCTCACAGGTCGTCAACAGTAGGGTTGAGAGCCTTGCAAGGCTTGCCAACGTCACTATCTCGCCCCAGGCGTTGCTTAATCCCATATCCATAACTACAGGCTACATACTTCCCTCAGGTCAGGCCGCCAGCGTCCAACAGGTACAGCTCTCCTTCACAGTAAGACTTCTGCAGTTCTCCCTCTTCTTTGTAGTAAACCCTGCTGTCGTGCTTGTCACGGACGCGTTCCTTGGTGAGAAGGAGCGCAAGACGCTTGAGGTCCTGCTCGCGTCCCCAGCGTCTGGCACGTCTATGCTCGTAGGTAAGCTCCTTTCATCTGCAGTAATGGGACTAGCCATAGCTATCGCTGACAGCGCTGGTTTCATAATTTACTTCCTAATGCTCGCCTCCTCTGCGGGCCTTAAGTTGACGCCCTCCCTGCTGGCCCTCAACTTGGCTGACTCGGCAGTGCTTGTGCTTATGACATCATCATTTATAATGCCCATAGTGCTAAGGAGCCCATCAGCTAGGGCTGCCCAGGCTTCATCTTACGCGCTCCTCATGGTGGCCTTGGGGATTTACTTTAGTGCGCTCTTCGTTAACATAGGCTCTCTGCCAGCCGCTTTGAGATATGCCATCATGGCGATACCGTTTACTGAGGCCTCGCTGGCCCTCTCCAGCTATGTGTTGGGTCAGTACGCGCTTGCGGTAGTTGATATCCTGATAATGCTTCTCTTTACAACAGTGTTCACTCTTATCTCAGTTAAGGTGTTTAACGCTGAGAAACTAGTGACTTCAAGGTGA
- a CDS encoding zinc ribbon domain-containing protein → MIISLTKQGQLAVAREDLTGLVESLRELPKGHRTALIALGYRRLGFWIDWQAEKGGVPLFVVDTADTSSTCPRCGARLVEVGYRRLRCPSCGLEADRDTIAILNIEGRALSQMGGALTSPTAPQVTDVSPNRWGEPVNRPKGTLAL, encoded by the coding sequence ATGATTATATCGTTAACAAAGCAGGGCCAGCTGGCTGTCGCCAGGGAGGACCTCACAGGGCTGGTGGAGAGCCTAAGGGAGCTCCCGAAGGGGCACAGGACTGCCCTGATAGCGCTCGGCTACAGGAGGCTGGGGTTCTGGATTGACTGGCAGGCTGAGAAGGGCGGCGTGCCTCTGTTCGTCGTCGACACTGCCGACACGTCCTCTACATGTCCAAGGTGCGGCGCAAGGCTTGTTGAGGTTGGCTATCGCAGGCTCAGGTGCCCTAGCTGCGGCCTTGAGGCCGACAGGGACACAATAGCTATACTGAACATTGAGGGGAGGGCGCTTAGCCAGATGGGGGGAGCTCTGACCTCCCCGACTGCCCCCCAGGTGACAGATGTAAGCCCGAACAGATGGGGGGAACCTGTGAACCGCCCTAAGGGAACCCTCGCCCTTTAG